The Chryseobacterium sp. JV274 sequence CCTCCAATCCACAAGGTGACATAGTTTTCAGTGCCAACGGAACTATTCATGAAGTGATTCAGAATGAGAAAATTATAAGAACTTTTCAGATGGAAAACACTCCTTTTCCGGTTCAGATAGAGTTTTTAGAATTTGAAAAATTAACAGATACCACCAGCAAAATCACAATCCAGACAATCTATAAATCCGTAGATTTCAGAGACCAGCATCTGAAAATGCCATTCGCTCAAGGCATCAATATGGCTCACAATCGTTTACAGGAGATTGTAGGTGGAGGTAGCAGATAATAGGTTTCAGGCTGTCGACCGTAACGATAATCTTGTTCTCAAAAATCCAACAACTCTCCCACTCTAATACTCTCCAACCCTCAAATATAAAACACCATGAATCCAAAAGTTAATTTCTTCTTTGATAAAAGCCAGCAATGGCACAAAGAATTTGAAAAATTAAGAGCAATTGCCCTAAGCACCGACCTTGTAGAAGATTTAAAATGGGGATGTCCATGTTATACCTATGAAGGGAAAAATATTTTCCTGATCCACGGTTTTAAAGAATACTGTGCCCTTCTTTTCTTTAAGGGTGCTTTAATGAAAGACCCAGATCATATTCTGATCCAGCAGTCTAAAAATGTACAGGCTGCAAGGCAGATTCGTTTTACAGAGGTAGAGCAAATCAATGATTTGGAAGATGTTCTTCGCAGTTATATGTTTGAAGCCGTTGAAATAGAAGAATCAGGTGCTAAAGTCGAAATGAAGAAAACAAAAGAGTTTGAAATGGCTGAAGAGTTTCAGAATAAGCTGGACCAGGATCCGGCATTGCAAGAAGCTTTTAAGGCATTAACTCCCGGAAGACAAAGAGCCTACTTACTCCACTTTTCCTCTGCCAAACAGCCCAAAACCCGGGAAGCCCGTATTGAAAAATGCATTCCACAAATCATGGACGGTATAGGATTAAACGATTCACTATAAAAAATTAAATCATGAACACACCACAATCACAAAAAAGAACAAAAATCATCTATTGGATATTCACACTTTGGATGGCCCTTGGAATGGTTTCCACTGCAATTGTCCAGCTGATGAAAAGTAAAGATGAACTGCTGAATTTCACCAATTTGGGTTATCCTTCTTACCTGATGACCATTATTGGAATATGGAAAATATTGGGCGTAATTGCCATACTGATTCCCAAACGCCTGCTTTTAAAAGAATGGGCGTATGCAGGATTTTTCTTTGTGATGTCAGGAGCTGTTATTTCCCATCTGATCGTAGGTGATACGGCAGGAAGAACTTTTCCGGCAGTATTATTACTGGTACTGGTTATAATCTCCTGGTATTTCAGACCTGCAGACAGAAAAATTACTATTACTGATTAATCATTTTTAAGATAAAAAGCCATAAATTTTATCGCAGATAAAATCCTTGCGCCTTAAAAACTTTTATTTGTAAAACCTGCGCCTTTGCGATTATCCAACAAAATAAACCAATTCAATCAATAGTAAAACAAAATTTGATATGAAAAAGAAACTGACACAGGAGCAAATCAACGAACTTTTAAAAACACTAAAAGCCCGTTTTGAAAAAAATATGGACCGTCATAAAGACCTGAAATGGGAAAAAATACAGCAAAAACTGGAAGCCAATCCTGAAAAAATAGGGTCTCTATACGAAATGGAAACTACAGAAGGTGAACCCGATATCGTAGATTACAATAAAAAAACAGATGAATATTCTTTCGTTGACTGTTCCCCGGAAAGCCCGAAACGAAGAAGTCTATGCTATGATTATCAGGCTTGGGATGCCCGAAAAGCCAATAAACCGGAAAGCAACGTCATTGACAAAGCTAAAGAAATGGGCATTGAACTTTTAGCAGAAGAACAATACCGCAATCTTCAGGAACTTGGAAAGTTCGATCAAAAGACATCAAGCTGGATAAAAACGCCATCACAGGTAAGAGAGCTTGGAGGCGCCCTTTTCTGTGACAGACGATACAACACCGTATTCACCTATCACAATGGTGCAGATTCTTATTATGCAGCAAGAGGATTCAGAGGAATACTAAAAGTATAAAAAGGAGAACTGACTGAGATCTTTTCTCAGAATATATCAGGAATCTCTCAACCAGGGAGATTCCACACTCCAGAAAATAATTCTTACTCCCAGATAATTTTCACCATATTCTACAAATTCTTCCTTGGTAAAAGGTTTTTTAGTTTTAGGATTTTTGTACGTAAGAGTTGGCTCCTGAACCGCCATAGCAACTAAAGGCAGCTTCCCTTTGTATTGATTAAAGAAAGGATAAGAGTTCTTCATCTGCCCTTTTTTATTCGGAACAATATCAGGCCCTCCCAGCCCTATATTATTTTTATACGCAAAATCAAACAGTCTGGACATGTATTGATGGTCATTGTCCCATTCACACGGAAAAAAGTTGACATACTGCAATACATTGGATTGATGGAAAGCATCTCTCGCAAACTTCAGATTTTCCAGCTCGGCCTGGAAATAGCGGTCACAGCTAAAACCTGTTTTATCTGCTTTCATTTCTATATCTATTGATGTTTCGGGAAGATTAATCCCTTGAATTTTACCGTCAAACTTCTGTGCCAGTGCTCCTATAAGCTTCTGGAACCTTTCGCGGACAGCAGGATTCCATTGCTGGGTAACCCATCCGCTTCCAACAGGTTTATTTTCCCCGGGATTATCATATTGGGGAACCAACCCTCCTGTATATTCTTTATCATTCAATACATAATCAGGAATATATCTGGCTTGCGGTTCAAAAAATCTATCCTGAAGCTGAATAAATAGTTTTCTGTTGATGGAAGTTAAATATTCCAGATCTTTTTCAATAACAGAAAAATCATACACATCTTTTGAAGTTTCCAAAGCTCTCCAGTTGTAAACAATCTGTACCCCTCCGATATCCTGGCGAGTGATCATTTTTTCTATTTTCTTAAGGTCTCCTGAAGAAGTATAAATATAATTCTGAGGGGTCTGACCCGAGATAAAATACAACCCAAGCATAAGCAATCCCAATCCCAGCGCTTTAGTAATCTTTTTCATTAAAATCAATTTTGCTAGGTAAATCATTTTCCGTGCCTAAATCCGTTTAATAATTAAAGATTAGGATTACAAGGTTATAGGAACTGAGTCCTGAGATAGAAAAATAAGAATCAATTGAACATATAAAACCATATTTTAATTAATATTTTTTGTTAAAATCTTTTCTAAAAAACACTAATTTTCATCATAAAATGATTATCTCTTTATATCCTATTTTTAATATACAAATACTATTGTTATTTTAGCAGAATAGAAATTTGATTTAACAATTAAGGATATGAAAAAATTAATCTTATTGGGCGCTGTATCAGCTTTTTTAATCAACTGTAATAAGAAAACTGAAGCTCCGGCTCCCAAAGCAGCTGCAGATACCATAGCTGTTGAAGAACCTGTGATAGATACTCTTGGACCAAAATCGTTCTGCTATATCGGGGTAACAGGAAAAGATAGTGTTTTTGCTTCTATTGATGACAATTTAGGAACAATCACCGGAAAATTATCTTATAAAAACAGTGAAAAAGACGGTTCAAAAGGAGATGTAACCGGTTTCAAATCCG is a genomic window containing:
- a CDS encoding SRPBCC domain-containing protein — protein: MELKTKIHAEDGKQEIFITREFDLPVELLFKAYTEAELFEQWMGTKVTKFENKQHGSYRFETSNPQGDIVFSANGTIHEVIQNEKIIRTFQMENTPFPVQIEFLEFEKLTDTTSKITIQTIYKSVDFRDQHLKMPFAQGINMAHNRLQEIVGGGSR
- a CDS encoding YdeI/OmpD-associated family protein, with protein sequence MNPKVNFFFDKSQQWHKEFEKLRAIALSTDLVEDLKWGCPCYTYEGKNIFLIHGFKEYCALLFFKGALMKDPDHILIQQSKNVQAARQIRFTEVEQINDLEDVLRSYMFEAVEIEESGAKVEMKKTKEFEMAEEFQNKLDQDPALQEAFKALTPGRQRAYLLHFSSAKQPKTREARIEKCIPQIMDGIGLNDSL
- a CDS encoding DoxX family protein, with amino-acid sequence MNTPQSQKRTKIIYWIFTLWMALGMVSTAIVQLMKSKDELLNFTNLGYPSYLMTIIGIWKILGVIAILIPKRLLLKEWAYAGFFFVMSGAVISHLIVGDTAGRTFPAVLLLVLVIISWYFRPADRKITITD
- a CDS encoding DUF4256 domain-containing protein codes for the protein MKKKLTQEQINELLKTLKARFEKNMDRHKDLKWEKIQQKLEANPEKIGSLYEMETTEGEPDIVDYNKKTDEYSFVDCSPESPKRRSLCYDYQAWDARKANKPESNVIDKAKEMGIELLAEEQYRNLQELGKFDQKTSSWIKTPSQVRELGGALFCDRRYNTVFTYHNGADSYYAARGFRGILKV